attaaaaaaacaagacAAGACAGTCTACATTTACTCACATTCCCGGCTTTTCCAGGAGCAGGACTTTTAAAAGACATTTACAATACAGGACAAcatcaaattatattttattcatcAGCTGAGATTAACTGTGGTATTATGAGGATCAACTTTACAGATGATTTTTATGTAAGATGAAAGAAATTGTagcaattttctttaaaattaagtTTGTGAAAGAGCTAGTAATGACCATTCATAAATATATTATGTGTAAGCTATAAAAATctgtttctcaatttttttaatctttttgtgtGACATATCTTTTACATTATTGTGGTAATATTAATGACCTTCAccctttattattttgttttacctgTTATATCTTTGTTTTGCCATAAATCTGTCTAAGATATCATCAGGATCAGCTATTGAAACATCATCAGctgaaaaatatacatgtattgattgGTAATCAGTTATCAGGTTTTCAGAAATATTCAAATTACAGGAAAAGATGAATAAAAggatttaatataaataaaccaatAATTCCTATGTATTTTCATATACATTTCCTATTGACATCCTCCAATTTAGTGTTGTACTGTTGTGTAATTTAGTAAAGTGCAGCAAGTCATCTAAATAATTTAAATCAGACCTACTGCCAACCACTTTGAAAAATCAGTTAAAcccaagtaaaaaaaaaagggaaagaaTTCCtcaaacaattttattataacagttttacaacttCAATATGTGTTTGATCTTTCTGTGAAGTTCAAGGTAATGGGCTGAAAACTGTAGATGATAACACAAAATAGCTACATCCAATACATCACTAAGAGCAGGTTTGAACTTTGTCCAAAATGTTGTAAATGCATTGAACAAACTATAAGAAACCTGCTACAATGTAACATCACCAAATTTCTTAAAGAACAAAACcattaaatgtttaaatgattCAGTGTTCATCTTTAGTCATCTTCCATACAGCACTGAAAATTAACCTCTTTCCATCAGGCTACCTTACACCCATCTTACAACCATATTTTATAACTTACTGTTCATCTGATGTAATCTCCGTAACCTAGCATCATTTTTCTTCTGTATCCTGTCAACATCTAAACTTGTTGTAGATCCCATAGGGTTTAATGATATGCTTTCAGGCTAAAACAGAAATAGGGTTCAGTAAATAAAACTCTGAGAAAGGGCACATACTTGTGTGCAATTCTGTTTAAATGTGATtctaaaaattgataatggaaatgaggaatatgtcaaagagacaacaacctgaccaaaaagCTGAtaacctatgggtcttcaatgcagcaagaaaatcATGCACcaggaggtggtcctcagctggcccctaaacataaaTGTGTCTTTTTgactacatatacatgtacatctggATAACAACCATAACATTCCCTTTAACTGATCTCAAACCAATTCTAACAtagaataattaattttaataacttatCCTATTAATCCAGAAATTTCCATTACACTTAATTTTAGCAGTtctatttaaaaacttttgttactggggatatttgtactaaatatttacacttataaaataacagttaaaatctttgtaaaaagtttcaaaaattaaaacatttttttgtagcATTAAAACTTAGCTCCAAAATTATGCAATATTCAATTTctgattatttaaaatattgtgtaCCCTTGGGCTAAGAGGAAGTCTTTCTCTCCTTCTCATTCTTGCTGAGTCATTACGTTTGGGTAAATCTTCAAAGTCTTCAGGGAAATGGTTGACTGTATCTACATCTGAAATTATGGTAGAATACAAACATGTTGAGAATTAAAGATGTATATGaagtatatataataataaaactcATATAAACAAAGATATAGATAAGAAGAAATGCTAAAAcatataaacatatttaaaagtgTTTTCTTTCAGAAATTAAGTTTTTATCAAATGCTTAATCGAAATTTTTGCAGCTTTATAAAAATTTAAGCAAAATAATGTAACCagtgtgtttaaaaaaaaaaatcacaatgtgCACAAACTAATTTCAACATAAAATGGACATGTACGTAAGTTCTCAAAAATGAAACTTTGAAAAGAATAATATATCATGCTGCACATGCATTTAGAACCCCATAGCCTTATTTACTTTCTATTGTGAATTTTAATTTAGCTATCACCCCATTTGATCCCAAGCTATGTTCTAAGCTAGTCCTATTTCACATGCACTTTTATCTAGAATAATCTGTTCACTCCACAAAACCTAGTTCTGTTAGATGCCACACCAGTGTATTATCTGACTTAGATCATCCACAGCATAAAGTTTAGGTATTAATTAGATGTCAgcaaaaaacaaaactgaaattaTTTTGTAGCCAAATGATGGAAAACATAAGGTTAAGAATGAACACCAAAAAAAACTTTCTGATggttaaaattataaaagatcaaccttaaaaataacataaacagacatacatagaaacaacACACAGTACATATACAAAAGCAATATACAAAGGACAAGCacaaataataaaatgataaagCAAGAAATTCTAGTACTGTCTCTCAAGTTCTGTATgtgaaaagttttaaatttataatatgatcaTAAAATGTAATCCTTTTTGAACATGTTACCAGCTTAAGGAAATCAAAATAATTCTATAACCAACAGGTTTTTTAATAGTTACAAAGATTATgcttttttctataatttctggTTTGTATTAGAAAATTTAATCAACAATTCTATAGTgttcaaattaaaacataaattggaagctaaaacacaatatatatatattatatatatatgtaagtggcTTTAACAAAATCTAGGCTGTTTTATTATTACTAGAGAAACAGTACTATGTTAGTTCTGGTGAAATGGTGGATACTAAAACAAACCTATAAATGCACTGTTGGAATTCAGCATGGACTTTGGACTCATAGTCCCCTGTCGTCCAGTACCATAGTCTGTGGGAGAATCGTGCAGTGTTAGTCGCCAATGAGATCATGTGACAAACGCATACATTAAGTAGATCTTGTTTAAATTCAAGTTACTTattgaaatttacagaaaaaatatttattcttgTTTAATCTGTATTAAAAAACAGCTTGTCACAAACACTTATTCTTAAGTTCAGCACCACATCTGACATCCACTAAAGGTAAATATATTCTGGGGTAACAACGGCAATAATTGACAATGAACTCTCATATTTTCAGACATTTTTGTTAGAATCATCAATATTTTCAAGTAAATAAAGAGTAAAACGTAATCACTGATAACTTAGAAATAAATTATTCATGCTTTGCATAAATAAAATTCTGGCTTTTAGGGTTTTTGTAAAAAATCATTTTAGATACATTCTTAAAATTagcaatacaaatatttaaatttgcaaaattatttttgttcttcaCTGTTTATTATATCAATTCATGATCACACTTCTTAACTAACTTTTATTAAGAATATGATCCAagaaagtttataaatttagtaAACAATAACAAGTAGTATACATTCTACAGATCCTTTCTTGGACCCAAATAAAGCTGAAAGGAGATGCAGGGATATTCATCACACACAATTCATTCACataattacatgtaatattttcaTCACAGAAAACAAATAGTGATACTGCCATTTTAAAGCTTTCATCTGAACTAAAGTactaagtaaataaaaacagcTTCTATATACAATAAAAAGCCAGAGGTGAATATATGTAGTCTTacttaattgaaaaattaaataaatggaaaattgTACTCTTTGTAAAGGAAGGAAATGCAGAATTCAAATTCTAAAATATCTCTGTAGGAGTTAATGTTAATTGTAATTTAAAAGATTATATCATTGTACAATTGACTGGACAAATGACAAAATTCTAGATAAATACGGGAATCTATATTCATACACTTGTGACAGGAACAGTGACATCTCTTATCAAGAGAGTGAGTCCATTTGGTACAGTGTACACAACCTGGTCATAAAGAGCAATAAATACCATTATTTACTCAACAAAGTGCAACCAAAGTGTTCTTGGTGTATGTACACAACCTGGTCATAAAGAGCAATAAATACCATTATTTACTCAACAAAGTGCAACCAAAGTGTTCTTGGTGTATGTACACATTCTAATCATAAGTTTTGAGTTATATTTGTGTTTCAATAATATCGTTGTATATGTGTTTTGCATCCACCTACTTTTACCAAACACCAAAGCTCTTATCATTTGAAAGATACTTAATGCCATTGAAAGTGTCTCAAACTTATCCATGAAACAACCAAGATTAAACAAATTACCACCTAGTTCTTCTTCTATACTTTGTCTCACAGCTGAAGCATATCCTATTACATACCAACAATATTTGAATGAGTTCTTTTATCACATGCAGGTAAACAAGATGTCTCAGAATAATATGTGTGTCTTTAACAGAGGGGTTGGTGAAAGAAAGTAATATTACATGCCAGTTACCTCCCCTTAGACTAACAGTCAATAGAAACTATCCAGAGAAATACTATTTTTACTCTTGTATATTAGTACTTACTTCTGTCTTTGAGATTTTTGAGGGTATCTTCTTGATGACGTAACAATGCATCTTGTTGTGATTCTAACGCTGAATTAGAGGTAGGGGCATCAGGAAACATACTTCTAAATGCTCGCCCGGGAATCTGTATCAGCTGAAAGAGTAATTTATCAAGTTTTAGGTGAAAGCAACTATTGTAGTCAATTTGATAATTTATCTATATgagatttctttaagactttacaTTTGTAGCTCTTTATGTACAatataagaaacaaacaaaagaatATGATGGGAGCCATGACAAGAGGGCTGGAGTGGTTTCTCAAAAAAACTTAAGATTAAGATTGACcataagtcatgaacaattcagtatacttacgatcaatcttattGGTAcgttttgttttgtgaaattgaCCCCTGATGCATGTTCATAAGTCAATAGTGATCAAAATCCGATAACTCTGAGGTCACTgtaacatacaaaatgtacttacttttatattttaattcattaaatTCTTGTAATGTTCTAGGATTTGCAGTATCTGACTGTCTCTGTGGTACAGCAGCATGGCC
Above is a genomic segment from Mytilus edulis unplaced genomic scaffold, xbMytEdul2.2 SCAFFOLD_509, whole genome shotgun sequence containing:
- the LOC139506061 gene encoding centrosome and spindle pole associated protein 1-like isoform X2 — encoded protein: MFPDAPTSNSALESQQDALLRHQEDTLKNLKDRNYGTGRQGTMSPKSMLNSNSAFIDVDTVNHFPEDFEDLPKRNDSARMRRRERLPLSPRPESISLNPMGSTTSLDVDRIQKKNDARLRRLHQMNTDDVSIADPDDILDRFMAKQRYNSPAPGKAGNTSVRPDTPR
- the LOC139506061 gene encoding centrosome and spindle pole associated protein 1-like isoform X1 → MFPDAPTSNSALESQQDALLRHQEDTLKNLKDRNYGTGRQGTMSPKSMLNSNSAFIDVDTVNHFPEDFEDLPKRNDSARMRRRERLPLSPRPESISLNPMGSTTSLDVDRIQKKNDARLRRLHQMNTDDVSIADPDDILDRFMAKQRYNRPPSGQTLQDDSWLRPGSKAF
- the LOC139506061 gene encoding centrosome and spindle pole associated protein 1-like isoform X4, with translation MFPDAPTSNSALESQQDALLRHQEDTLKNLKDRNVDTVNHFPEDFEDLPKRNDSARMRRRERLPLSPRPESISLNPMGSTTSLDVDRIQKKNDARLRRLHQMNTDDVSIADPDDILDRFMAKQRYNRPPSGQTLQDDSWLRPGSKAF
- the LOC139506061 gene encoding centrosome and spindle pole associated protein 1-like isoform X3 codes for the protein MFPDAPTSNSALESQQDALLRHQEDTLKNLKDRRYASAVRQSIEEELDVDTVNHFPEDFEDLPKRNDSARMRRRERLPLSPRPESISLNPMGSTTSLDVDRIQKKNDARLRRLHQMNTDDVSIADPDDILDRFMAKQRYNRPPSGQTLQDDSWLRPGSKAF